A section of the Methanosarcina mazei S-6 genome encodes:
- the cofH gene encoding 5-amino-6-(D-ribitylamino)uracil--L-tyrosine 4-hydroxyphenyl transferase CofH, giving the protein MNSRIPEDLIERAHRGKTTKEDALLLLEVPPFELFRFADELRDLAAGDTVTYVVNRNINFTSRCTGSCGFCAFRTDDGKVLSIEEIMEKVREAEKANATEVCIQGGLLPDVGLDFYQGIVEAIKAEFPEMHVHSFSPMEVYHASRISEIPVKESLRRLKRSGLDTMPGTAAEILSDRVRKIICPAKLNTAEWIEVVTQAHAAGIPTTATMMYGHVETPEERINHMLTIREIQKETGGITEFVPLPFMPYNNPVGEKMIKEGRYATPGLEDLKVYAVSRILFHGHVDNIQASWVKLGKKFAQFSLHCGVNDLGGTLMEESISRSAGACHGEMITVDELEWMIHGAGRIPKERTTLYREAHELASRNSRKIAGCGAFE; this is encoded by the coding sequence ATGAACAGCAGAATTCCCGAAGACCTCATCGAACGTGCACACAGGGGAAAAACCACAAAAGAAGACGCGCTCCTTCTTCTGGAGGTGCCCCCTTTCGAACTTTTCAGGTTTGCAGATGAACTCCGCGACCTGGCAGCAGGGGACACGGTTACCTATGTTGTGAACAGGAACATAAATTTTACAAGCCGCTGTACAGGAAGCTGCGGGTTCTGCGCATTCAGGACAGATGATGGTAAAGTCCTGAGCATTGAAGAAATTATGGAAAAGGTCAGGGAAGCCGAAAAGGCAAACGCCACCGAGGTATGTATCCAGGGAGGGCTGCTTCCTGATGTGGGTTTGGACTTTTACCAGGGGATCGTAGAAGCCATAAAGGCCGAATTCCCGGAAATGCATGTCCATTCTTTTTCGCCCATGGAAGTTTATCATGCTTCGCGCATCAGTGAAATCCCGGTAAAAGAGTCCCTGAGAAGGCTTAAAAGAAGCGGGCTTGATACCATGCCGGGGACAGCAGCCGAAATACTCTCCGACCGCGTTCGAAAAATAATCTGCCCCGCAAAACTCAATACTGCAGAATGGATCGAAGTGGTTACACAGGCACATGCTGCAGGGATTCCGACGACTGCAACCATGATGTACGGGCACGTTGAAACTCCTGAAGAGAGGATTAACCATATGCTCACTATCAGGGAAATCCAGAAGGAGACCGGAGGAATTACGGAATTTGTGCCCCTGCCTTTTATGCCCTATAACAATCCTGTAGGGGAAAAAATGATAAAGGAAGGCAGATATGCCACACCGGGTCTTGAAGACCTGAAAGTCTATGCGGTATCCCGTATACTTTTCCACGGGCATGTTGATAATATCCAGGCAAGCTGGGTTAAACTGGGAAAGAAATTTGCCCAGTTTTCTCTCCACTGCGGTGTCAATGACCTGGGAGGCACACTGATGGAGGAAAGCATTTCCAGATCCGCAGGTGCCTGCCACGGGGAAATGATCACTGTTGATGAGCTCGAATGGATGATCCACGGAGCCGGCAGGATCCCGAAAGAGAGGACGACCCTTTACAGGGAAGCGCATGAGCTGGCTTCCAGGAATTCTCGAAAGATTGCCGGGTGCGGAGCTTTCGAATAA